The Cottoperca gobio chromosome 22, fCotGob3.1, whole genome shotgun sequence genome contains a region encoding:
- the LOC115027023 gene encoding probable N-acetyltransferase CML1 — MASIQIRKYRDEDAEAVKDTFTLGMSEHVPSSFVHMLKQPLTQMVLMCMFCALITSSKSFLLPVLAVTLVLAGARQLVVYMFNQYIDTCLSTDLNNISETYLKQKDTCFWVAEIDGQVVGTVACLPAQNAPACLELKRMSVRRSHRRMGIAQAMCRTVAEYTRERGFAAVVLYTSVVQTDAQKLYESMGYEKIREFVIPGLPAKVMNFTLLEYRLDLPIDGKSD; from the coding sequence ATGGCCAGTATTCAGATTCGGAAGTATCGGGATGAGGACGCTGAGGCAGTGAAGGATACCTTCACCCTGGGGATGAGCGAGCATGTGCCTTCGTCCTTTGTGCACATGCTGAAACAGCCGCTAACCCAAATGGTGCTCATGTGCATGTTCTGCGCCCTCATAACCAGCTCCAAGTCCTTCCTGCTACCTGTTCTGGCCGTCACCCTCGTCCTGGCCGGGGCCCGGCAGTTAGTCGTCTACATGTTCAACCAATACATCGACACCTGCCTCAGTACGGACCTCAACAACATCAGTGAGACCTACCTGAAGCAGAAGGACACGTGTTTTTGGGTGGCTGAAATTGATGGCCAGGTGGTCGGCACGGTGGCTTGCCTTCCTGCACAGAACGCACCGGCATGCTTGGAGTTGAAACGTATGTCTGTACGCCGCAGTCACCGCCGCATGGGTATCGCTCAGGCTATGTGTCGGACAGTAGCTGAATATACTCGTGAAAGAGGTTTTGCAGCAGTTGTCCTGTACACCTCTGTGGTGCAGACAGACGCTCAGAAGCTGTATGAGAGCATGGGCTACGAGAAGATAAGAGAGTTTGTTATTCCTGGGCTTCCTGCCAAAGTGATGAACTTCACTCTGTTAGAGTACAGACTCGATTTACCGATAGATGGTAAAAGTGACTGA
- the slc39a8 gene encoding zinc transporter ZIP8: MFHLRCLITCLLVFIPHTHSRNVVGQDGKVFLENILRYYGQNNSISTEDLDNLLLLISDRRLEAITEGNPLADQECLSSEQILSHFGLSNVSQLTVGHLGSICPAVLTQVLLPSCPYTAHKVLLPPDYTVWGYGFLAVTVINLSSLLGLFLVPFTKKSYFPKLLTYFIGLAIGTLFSNAVLQLIPEALGFDPKLDNYVANAVGIFGGFYLLFFMEKVLKLALGMDNEPGHSHFSPADKSLQNGDLLEKKDSIVLSNINTIATDKSSPNPEAPHSDGTSQDMQESAVMCHWLRGKRVSSIKTVAWMITLSDALHNFIDGLAIGASFTVSVLTGFSTSTAIVCEEFPHELGDFVILLNSGMSVPQAIFFNMLSAMSCYIGLVFGILLGSNYAPNAIFAIAGGMFLYIALADMFPEMDNILREQKGTSNKIIFFLIQNAGLLTGFIIILLITMFAGSINLG, encoded by the exons ATGTTTCATTTAAGATGTTTAATTACGTGCCTTTTGGTTTTTATTCCACACACTCACAGTAGAAATGTGGTTGGCCAGGATGGAAAGGTATTTCTGGAGAATATTTTACGATATTATGGTCAAAATAATTCAATCTCAACGGAGGATCTGGATAATTTACTGCTGTTAATCTCAGACAGAAGATTGGAGGCAATAACTGAAGGAAACCCGCTGGCAGACCAAGAG TGCCTTTCATCAGAGCAGATCTTGTCCCACTTCGGGCTCAGTAATGTGAGTCAGCTGACTGTGGGACATCTGGGCAGTATCTGCCCCGCGGTGTTGACCCAGGTGCTGCTGCCCTCCTGCCCTTACACCGCCCACAAGGTTCTGCTCCCCCCAGACTACACTG TGTGGGGTTACGGGTTTCTGGCGGTCACTGTGATCAACCTGTCGTCTCTGCTCGGCCTCTTCCTGGTCCCCTTCACCAAGAAGTCTTATTTCCCCAAACTGCTGACCTACTTCATCGGCCTCGCCATCGGGACGCTCTTCTCCAACGCCGTGCTCCAGCTCATACCAGAG GCCCTGGGTTTTGATCCCAAATTGGACAACTATGTGGCGAATGCAGTTGGAATATTTGGAGGGTTTTATCTCCTGTTCTTCATGGAGAAGGTTCTCAAGCTGGCTCTCGGGATGGATAATGAG CCTGGCCACAGCCACTTCTCTCCTGCAGACAAATCTCTCCAAAACGGAGACTTACTGGAGAAAAAGGACTCCATCGTTTTGTCCAACATCAACACCATCGCCACAGACAAGAGCAGCCCGAACCCAGAGGCTCCGCACTCAGACGGGACTTCTCAG GACATGCAGGAGTCTGCTGTGATGTGCCACTGGCTGCGCGGGAAACGCGTGTCCAGCATCAAGACAGTGGCGTGGATGATAACTCTGAGCGACGCGCTGCACAACTTCATCGATGGTCTCGCTATCGGCGCCTCGTTCACCGTGTCGGTACTGACGGGGTTCAGTACGTCCACCGCCATCGTGTGCGAGGAGTTCCCCCACGAGCTCG GCGACTTTGTTATCCTGCTGAACTCTGGTATGAGCGTCCCGCAGGCCATTTTCTTCAACATGCTGTCGGCCATGTCTTGTTACATCGGGCTTGTGTTTGGCATCCTGCTCGGGAGCAACTATGCCCCCAACGCAATCTTTGCCATCGCAGGAGGAATGTTCCTGTACATTGCTCTGGCAGACATG TTTCCAGAGATGGACAACATATTACGGGAACAGAAGGGGACTTCCAACAAGatcatcttcttcctcatccAGAACGCCGGACTGCTCACCGGCTTCATCATCATACTGCTGATCACCATGTTTGCAGGATCGATCAACCTCGgctag